The following are from one region of the Leptospira selangorensis genome:
- a CDS encoding TetR/AcrR family transcriptional regulator, with product MRIQKDLIRSEDPAKDRILKAAFKLFYSKGYPNTGINEILEEAGAFKKSLYIHFPSKKDLGKAYLLEQEEAILGFVKRIAKREKKYSDFIKSWMKMLRRGLKNTYVYGCPYANLSNQTHDEPEISDFVKVALNRWVQDFENCLKEITWNSKKAKTESELKEISESILFYYQGALQLYGMSGDFKHIHRLEKALLSLDK from the coding sequence ATGAGAATCCAAAAGGACTTAATTCGGTCGGAAGACCCGGCCAAGGACAGGATCTTAAAGGCAGCCTTCAAATTATTCTATTCCAAGGGTTATCCAAATACAGGAATAAACGAAATTTTAGAAGAAGCTGGAGCCTTTAAGAAAAGTTTGTACATCCATTTTCCTTCTAAAAAGGATCTGGGTAAGGCATACCTTTTAGAACAAGAAGAAGCTATATTAGGTTTTGTTAAAAGGATCGCAAAGAGGGAAAAAAAATATTCAGACTTTATCAAATCTTGGATGAAGATGTTGAGAAGAGGACTGAAAAATACTTATGTTTACGGTTGCCCTTACGCAAATTTATCCAACCAAACACATGATGAACCCGAGATATCGGATTTTGTAAAAGTTGCATTAAACCGCTGGGTCCAAGATTTCGAAAATTGTTTAAAGGAAATTACTTGGAATTCTAAAAAGGCAAAAACCGAATCTGAGTTAAAAGAAATTTCGGAAAGTATTCTTTTTTATTACCAAGGAGCATTGCAGTTGTATGGAATGTCAGGAGATTTCAAACATATCCATCGATTAGAAAAGGCACTTTTATCTTTGGATAAATAA
- a CDS encoding acyl-CoA thioesterase: MRLMERTDKIITSFAVPVRKSDIDVNGHVNNGTYQSYFEEARIKTFQLLKEEGETILSSDRLVVRQCEIEYKAELKYPEDAVVTTDILHSDPESTEIMQEIFRASDSVLVCKARFVLSLFDDAEEVFYSEKDYPYAFYHPISVGWAEMDPEGKVNLETIQYYLDDARIRSSYQCGLDLHSLQSKGIGPVVYKAELNYFDTMGFPDDFVIVTVYQKAEKNRLAFRHDVFSKKTKKLILTSMVHGLFMDLKRKRPHQFTEEEMKMIFSVKTKPLFD; this comes from the coding sequence ATGAGGCTCATGGAAAGAACGGATAAGATTATTACATCCTTCGCTGTTCCCGTCCGTAAATCGGATATAGATGTAAACGGGCATGTAAACAACGGGACCTACCAAAGTTATTTTGAAGAAGCAAGGATCAAAACCTTCCAACTTTTAAAAGAAGAAGGGGAAACAATCCTAAGTTCAGATCGTTTAGTAGTCCGCCAATGCGAAATAGAATACAAGGCAGAGTTAAAATATCCGGAAGATGCAGTCGTTACTACAGACATCCTTCATTCAGATCCGGAATCCACAGAGATCATGCAGGAAATTTTTCGTGCCTCCGATTCTGTACTAGTATGTAAGGCGAGATTTGTATTAAGTCTTTTTGATGATGCTGAAGAAGTCTTTTATTCGGAAAAAGATTATCCCTATGCATTCTATCATCCAATCAGCGTAGGCTGGGCGGAGATGGATCCGGAAGGTAAAGTAAATCTAGAAACAATCCAATACTATTTGGATGATGCAAGGATCCGCTCTTCTTACCAATGCGGACTGGATTTACATTCATTGCAGTCGAAAGGGATCGGCCCTGTGGTTTACAAAGCCGAGTTGAATTACTTCGACACTATGGGTTTTCCGGATGATTTTGTGATCGTTACAGTTTATCAAAAAGCGGAGAAGAATAGATTAGCTTTCCGGCATGATGTATTCTCTAAAAAGACCAAAAAGTTGATCCTGACTTCCATGGTGCACGGGTTATTTATGGATCTAAAAAGAAAAAGACCACATCAATTCACTGAAGAAGAAATGAAAATGATCTTTAGCGTAAAAACTAAGCCGCTATTTGATTGA
- a CDS encoding TIGR02206 family membrane protein, which yields MRFEHWSPLHFIILTLTALLGFGLPYFCRKFASTRVKNTIGYTLGVILLLNYLVYVIYRIDSGHWQIRYDLPMEFCNWSAIVTSLALFTRNRTLAELSYFWVIAGSMQGVITPDLSVTFPHIYFFIFFIAHSGLVISALFVVFGLELTPRKGAVIRSVLYSQIYVAVALAIDFGLDANYGYMREKSAAGSLMDYLGPWPIYILWMQALGMILFTILYLPFWKKNLNR from the coding sequence ATGAGATTCGAACATTGGAGCCCTCTCCATTTTATTATACTTACTCTTACTGCTCTCCTAGGATTCGGCCTGCCTTATTTTTGCAGAAAATTCGCTTCTACCAGAGTCAAAAATACGATCGGATATACTCTAGGGGTAATTCTTCTTTTAAATTATTTAGTTTATGTAATATACAGAATCGATTCAGGCCATTGGCAGATACGTTATGATTTGCCTATGGAGTTTTGTAATTGGTCGGCGATCGTAACTTCTCTGGCCCTATTTACTCGAAACAGGACTCTTGCCGAGTTGTCTTATTTTTGGGTGATTGCAGGTTCTATGCAAGGAGTGATCACTCCCGATCTATCCGTTACATTTCCTCATATTTACTTTTTTATATTCTTCATTGCACATTCAGGTTTAGTGATTTCCGCTCTTTTCGTTGTATTCGGTTTGGAATTAACTCCTAGAAAAGGAGCCGTGATCCGATCCGTTCTTTATAGCCAGATTTATGTTGCAGTTGCTTTGGCTATAGATTTCGGTTTAGATGCAAACTACGGATATATGAGAGAAAAATCCGCAGCAGGTTCTTTAATGGATTATTTAGGTCCTTGGCCTATTTACATTCTTTGGATGCAAGCACTCGGAATGATCCTATTTACTATATTATATCTTCCATTTTGGAAGAAGAACTTAAATCGCTGA
- the rsx gene encoding LIMLP_03685 family anti-sigma factor, translating into MALHIQQSNSFEDLLESYLSGKLDAAGKKQLLEIVLKDPESAAEYRKITQIQSQLRTPSVSQELENLSPQISSKKILTFPKPVIYLAAAALVFVSFGIYFYQNSSIKKGEATLDKFTYSYGDCSIEGNTSQAGEDVSGKRIVSGKSSICDVQLEGEKSVAVRALPNTDFTAERKENAIHVSLGYGTILLDSQGPKEAENISIGSNDFRLILEGTKVSVNKGRTDSSLSVKVLEGKVRLESGDTIFLESVSSWLTKEEIALLAKEYPILFDKQELTIESGQQLAWKGLSPARMKGLKKIEDSIKASKKSQSSAQLDETLIKSLKPHVDSLPKDPFLISPKELKNSLKKILPDEKADLERKFASMVRFPPKDLKEREQLMEMVKKVDKASITDILNSKVPGTPPQGISQEVRILYLKDGSTERGIVYQQDSFYVVLRPDGNLIIPVDAVEKIESE; encoded by the coding sequence ATGGCATTACATATCCAACAGTCAAATAGTTTCGAAGACCTACTAGAGTCTTATCTTTCCGGCAAACTTGATGCTGCCGGGAAAAAGCAACTTTTGGAGATCGTATTAAAGGACCCTGAAAGTGCGGCCGAATACCGAAAGATTACGCAGATCCAATCCCAACTCAGAACTCCTAGCGTATCCCAGGAGTTAGAGAACCTTTCTCCACAGATATCTTCTAAAAAAATCCTAACTTTTCCTAAACCTGTGATCTATCTCGCAGCGGCAGCTTTGGTATTCGTATCTTTTGGAATATACTTCTATCAAAACTCTTCGATCAAAAAAGGCGAAGCTACTTTAGATAAGTTCACTTATTCTTATGGTGATTGTTCTATCGAAGGAAATACTTCCCAAGCGGGAGAGGATGTTTCCGGTAAAAGGATCGTTTCCGGAAAATCTTCTATATGTGATGTTCAGTTAGAAGGAGAGAAGAGTGTAGCTGTTAGAGCCCTACCTAACACGGACTTCACTGCTGAACGTAAAGAAAATGCGATCCATGTTTCGCTTGGATATGGAACAATTCTTTTGGATAGCCAAGGTCCTAAAGAGGCGGAAAACATCTCTATTGGATCTAATGATTTCAGATTGATCTTAGAAGGTACTAAGGTCTCGGTCAACAAAGGACGTACGGATTCTTCTCTTTCCGTAAAAGTATTAGAAGGAAAAGTCAGATTAGAATCCGGAGATACTATCTTCTTGGAATCGGTATCAAGTTGGTTAACCAAAGAAGAAATTGCACTACTCGCAAAAGAATATCCTATCTTATTCGATAAACAAGAATTAACGATAGAATCAGGACAACAGCTTGCATGGAAAGGATTGTCTCCTGCAAGAATGAAAGGTCTTAAAAAGATCGAAGATTCAATCAAAGCTAGTAAAAAATCTCAGTCTAGTGCTCAATTGGATGAGACTTTGATTAAGAGTCTAAAACCTCATGTGGATTCTCTTCCTAAAGATCCATTCCTGATCTCTCCTAAAGAGCTGAAGAACTCACTCAAAAAAATACTTCCGGACGAAAAAGCGGATCTGGAAAGAAAGTTTGCGAGTATGGTCCGTTTCCCTCCAAAAGACCTGAAAGAAAGGGAACAATTGATGGAGATGGTCAAAAAGGTGGACAAGGCATCCATTACGGATATCTTAAATAGCAAAGTCCCAGGGACCCCACCTCAAGGAATCTCTCAAGAAGTTCGTATTCTTTATCTAAAAGACGGATCTACGGAAAGAGGGATCGTCTACCAACAAGACAGTTTCTATGTGGTATTAAGACCTGACGGAAACCTGATTATCCCTGTAGACGCTGTAGAAAAAATAGAATCCGAATAA
- a CDS encoding RNA polymerase sigma factor, which yields MQGLSQPEFINLYESCKNTVYHFLLKLSGNPEIAEDLTQETFLKAFEVMDRFDPDRGSFSSWSCTIAKNLYFKHFNRTKKETGNVSINIENFPELSGGNHEDPLELEKNSLNLALKDGVSRLPEPEKSIILLKEIQKKTLKETADALGISERTVSRRLLSAFRLLRTHLEAEGIGL from the coding sequence ATGCAAGGTCTTTCTCAGCCGGAATTTATCAATCTATACGAGTCTTGCAAGAATACAGTATATCATTTCCTGCTCAAACTCTCAGGAAATCCCGAAATTGCCGAAGATTTGACCCAGGAGACATTTTTAAAAGCCTTTGAGGTCATGGATCGTTTTGATCCGGATCGGGGAAGCTTCTCCTCTTGGTCTTGTACGATCGCTAAAAACCTTTATTTTAAACATTTCAATCGTACAAAGAAGGAAACTGGGAACGTCTCAATTAATATAGAGAACTTTCCCGAACTTTCAGGGGGAAATCATGAAGATCCTCTCGAACTCGAAAAAAATTCTCTCAATTTAGCTTTAAAAGATGGGGTTTCCCGTCTTCCTGAGCCTGAAAAGAGTATAATACTACTGAAGGAAATCCAAAAGAAAACTCTCAAGGAGACTGCGGATGCTCTCGGGATATCTGAGAGAACCGTTAGTCGTCGTTTGCTTAGCGCGTTCAGATTATTGAGAACGCATCTAGAAGCGGAAGGGATCGGACTATAA
- a CDS encoding RICIN domain-containing protein, with product MLSSLLPSKSGNGSKLFAASTYFHNEIFPPHWLNWTTDGANPIETGPTFLTRGLKCSGRYCDDVNLLASESGYTQTNSWWTDWFSEEGTNYRVCDNNAFVTGIKCSGSYCDNVSLKCSQLNNNGVRTGCYWTSGVSEEDGGKFVAPESMYIAGASCNGRYCDNMSLYLCQADNGGPNVNQDALAQQFAPRLRFDQETTTGSGDSGKCFTSDPQTYYTQRAAGVAPQDLCNKDYSTISNNQVPIFYETSLVGTNAVLIRYWFFYAWQSTCFLSFGSHAADWEGMSVLVVNGQMKRVAWSQHSGWYSKEPGSFEVADGTHPVAYVGKNAHGSFHDGGGSGGCLYFEDFRNPGGNDYHQDTWNNLVRLRRGGDAPSWMNCQGSGCFDGIGHPMERGDWRSNAGCGSDGCGKSSVGGNIPFVNDPTGLEYSAISAKHSGKVLDVSGVSTSDNVNIWQWTNVGQDNQKWALESTGDGYFRFIAKHSGKCMNVKGGSTAAGMNVIQYSCGGGNNERFQLLSYGDGFFALQAKHSSQCLDIAGGATGDGGLLIQWPCAWTDNEKFQFLR from the coding sequence GTGCTATCTAGCCTTCTTCCTTCTAAAAGCGGAAATGGATCTAAGTTATTTGCAGCCAGCACTTATTTTCATAACGAGATTTTTCCTCCACATTGGTTGAATTGGACCACTGATGGTGCGAACCCAATTGAAACAGGACCTACTTTCTTAACTCGCGGTTTGAAGTGTAGTGGTCGTTATTGCGATGATGTAAATCTTCTCGCAAGCGAATCAGGCTATACTCAAACCAATAGTTGGTGGACAGATTGGTTTTCTGAAGAAGGAACTAACTATCGTGTTTGCGATAATAATGCATTCGTAACCGGTATCAAATGTTCCGGAAGTTATTGTGATAACGTTTCCTTAAAATGTTCTCAATTGAATAATAACGGTGTTAGAACAGGATGTTATTGGACTTCCGGTGTTTCTGAAGAAGACGGCGGAAAATTCGTAGCTCCTGAATCAATGTATATCGCTGGTGCAAGCTGTAATGGTCGTTATTGCGATAACATGAGCTTATATCTTTGCCAAGCCGATAACGGTGGACCAAACGTTAATCAAGATGCACTTGCGCAACAATTTGCACCTCGTTTGAGATTCGATCAAGAGACTACTACAGGTTCTGGAGATTCCGGAAAATGTTTTACTAGCGATCCTCAGACTTATTATACCCAAAGAGCTGCGGGAGTTGCTCCTCAAGATCTTTGTAATAAGGACTATTCCACAATTTCAAATAACCAAGTTCCTATTTTCTATGAAACTTCTCTAGTTGGAACGAATGCAGTTCTAATTAGATACTGGTTCTTCTACGCTTGGCAAAGTACTTGTTTCTTAAGCTTTGGAAGCCACGCAGCCGACTGGGAAGGAATGAGTGTTTTAGTAGTTAACGGACAAATGAAACGAGTTGCTTGGTCTCAACACTCTGGATGGTATTCCAAAGAACCTGGTAGCTTTGAAGTAGCTGATGGAACTCACCCGGTTGCTTACGTTGGGAAAAACGCGCATGGGTCTTTCCATGATGGCGGTGGATCCGGCGGATGTTTATATTTCGAAGACTTCAGAAATCCTGGTGGCAATGATTATCATCAAGACACTTGGAATAACCTAGTTCGATTGAGAAGAGGTGGAGATGCTCCTAGCTGGATGAATTGCCAAGGAAGCGGATGTTTTGACGGAATCGGTCACCCAATGGAAAGAGGAGATTGGCGTTCAAATGCAGGTTGCGGATCCGACGGTTGTGGAAAATCTTCCGTGGGAGGAAACATTCCTTTCGTAAACGATCCTACAGGTTTGGAGTATTCCGCTATTTCCGCAAAACATAGCGGTAAGGTACTAGATGTTTCCGGTGTGAGCACGAGCGACAATGTCAATATCTGGCAATGGACGAATGTAGGCCAAGACAACCAAAAATGGGCACTCGAGTCTACAGGTGATGGATACTTCAGATTTATCGCAAAACATAGCGGCAAATGTATGAATGTGAAGGGTGGATCTACTGCAGCAGGAATGAATGTAATCCAATATTCTTGCGGTGGAGGAAACAATGAAAGATTCCAACTACTCTCCTATGGAGACGGATTCTTTGCTCTTCAAGCAAAACATAGCAGCCAGTGCCTGGATATTGCAGGCGGTGCGACTGGAGACGGTGGTCTCTTGATCCAATGGCCTTGTGCTTGGACTGATAACGAAAAGTTCCAGTTTTTGCGCTAA
- a CDS encoding DUF433 domain-containing protein, with translation METDTKELDRIISHPSICGGKPVIRGTSIRVLEILDMIFLGFGYREILNEYPNIKVLDIEACLEYASKRLHSPILDKANRELPREFASEIRDADRRVS, from the coding sequence ATGGAAACAGATACAAAAGAACTAGACCGTATTATCTCTCATCCTTCCATCTGTGGGGGGAAACCAGTCATCCGGGGAACCTCTATCCGAGTTTTAGAAATACTAGATATGATTTTTTTAGGATTCGGATATCGTGAAATCCTAAACGAATATCCGAATATTAAGGTTCTGGATATTGAAGCATGTTTGGAATACGCTTCTAAAAGATTACATTCTCCGATACTAGATAAAGCAAATCGAGAACTTCCTAGAGAATTTGCTTCGGAAATAAGGGATGCTGACCGGAGAGTTTCTTAA
- a CDS encoding NuoI/complex I 23 kDa subunit family protein, with amino-acid sequence MGTVNVINVAAKHKPAWYQRLYSYSIANGLWITLKHFIKAAFLKGAVTLEFPEKKRKFSNRFRGMHTMKRDELGRERCTSCFCCMWICPADAIKIEAGHVTPELQHLHPEDKFAKKFEIDLLRCIFCGMCEEACPKGAIYLDGPAEMAADNREDLILTKERMMQKVGGPILGERL; translated from the coding sequence TTGGGAACCGTTAATGTAATTAATGTAGCGGCAAAACATAAGCCCGCTTGGTACCAAAGATTATATTCCTATTCGATTGCGAATGGTCTTTGGATCACTCTGAAACATTTTATCAAAGCAGCTTTTCTAAAAGGTGCAGTCACATTAGAATTTCCTGAGAAGAAAAGAAAGTTCTCTAATCGTTTCCGTGGAATGCATACCATGAAGCGTGATGAGCTGGGTAGAGAAAGATGTACCAGCTGTTTCTGCTGTATGTGGATCTGCCCTGCGGACGCTATCAAGATAGAAGCGGGACATGTAACACCTGAACTTCAGCATCTTCATCCGGAAGATAAGTTTGCTAAGAAGTTCGAAATAGATCTATTACGTTGTATATTCTGTGGAATGTGCGAAGAGGCATGCCCTAAAGGTGCAATCTATTTGGATGGTCCTGCTGAGATGGCCGCGGACAATAGAGAAGATCTGATCTTAACTAAAGAAAGAATGATGCAAAAAGTCGGAGGACCGATCTTAGGAGAAAGACTCTAA
- a CDS encoding 2Fe-2S iron-sulfur cluster-binding protein, which translates to MVKIKIDGIEYEVDEKKNLISAAKDAGVDIPFFCYHPKLSVVGMCRMCLIEIEGIPRLQVACNTKVTEGLSIVTKSDRVKEAREGTMEFLLANHPLDCPVCDKAGECQLQDNSFKEGKGNSRFTLEKRNIPQEEIGSNLIINHNRCIVCYRCVRFEEEMVGESNLGLFERGYHSIIGLAKEEPINHNYQGALADICPVGALLNHKTLFKSRVWWYKSEESVCPGCSTGCKTYTNVRDNKMFRYMPRIDEEKDQYFLCDKGRFNVDWLNTNRLFSFYKNGEASTSSTVLDEISEKISRSKKIAVIGGAHESDQNLKSIKETLSKLGVAFVTEARVSSEQYKEPEQIDFQYTTDKRPNTKGAVDSGFVSTEGIDSIRSAAAKGEFDLIFVIKEKVSEILAGVPSESIVVLETNLTEDVTKAKYSVPIKAYSEQSGSFTNKKGWTQDFNKSMEAPKGLSSSAEIFSLLEKKTIELRSNTREAAVGNR; encoded by the coding sequence GTGGTCAAGATAAAGATAGACGGGATCGAATACGAGGTCGACGAGAAAAAAAATCTGATATCCGCAGCTAAAGATGCCGGAGTGGATATTCCGTTTTTCTGTTATCATCCTAAATTATCGGTGGTGGGCATGTGTCGTATGTGCCTCATCGAGATAGAAGGGATTCCCCGTTTACAAGTAGCTTGCAATACTAAAGTTACCGAAGGACTTTCTATCGTCACTAAGAGTGATCGAGTGAAAGAAGCGAGAGAAGGAACGATGGAATTCCTACTCGCGAACCATCCATTGGACTGCCCCGTCTGCGATAAGGCTGGAGAATGCCAACTCCAAGACAATTCTTTCAAAGAAGGAAAAGGAAATTCCAGATTCACATTAGAAAAAAGGAATATTCCTCAGGAAGAGATCGGCTCCAACCTGATCATCAATCATAATCGTTGTATCGTATGTTATCGTTGCGTCCGTTTTGAAGAAGAAATGGTGGGGGAATCCAACCTTGGACTCTTCGAAAGAGGATATCATTCTATTATAGGTCTTGCAAAAGAAGAACCTATCAATCATAATTATCAAGGCGCACTTGCGGATATCTGCCCAGTTGGAGCATTATTAAATCATAAAACATTATTTAAGTCCAGGGTTTGGTGGTATAAATCCGAAGAATCGGTATGTCCTGGATGTAGCACGGGTTGTAAAACTTATACAAACGTAAGGGACAACAAAATGTTCCGTTATATGCCTCGTATAGACGAGGAGAAGGACCAGTATTTTCTTTGTGATAAAGGAAGATTCAATGTGGATTGGTTGAATACCAACAGATTGTTCTCCTTCTACAAAAACGGAGAAGCAAGTACTAGCTCCACTGTTTTGGATGAGATTTCCGAAAAAATTTCCAGATCTAAAAAAATAGCGGTAATCGGTGGAGCTCACGAGTCAGATCAGAACTTAAAATCAATCAAAGAAACCTTATCTAAGCTGGGAGTTGCGTTCGTAACTGAAGCAAGAGTAAGTTCTGAACAATACAAAGAACCTGAACAAATTGATTTCCAATACACTACTGACAAAAGGCCGAACACTAAAGGTGCTGTAGACTCTGGCTTTGTTTCTACAGAAGGGATAGATTCCATTCGATCTGCAGCGGCAAAAGGTGAATTCGATCTGATCTTTGTAATCAAAGAAAAAGTTTCCGAAATCTTAGCTGGTGTTCCTTCCGAATCTATAGTAGTCTTAGAAACGAATCTTACGGAAGATGTGACTAAGGCAAAATATTCCGTACCTATCAAAGCATATTCGGAACAAAGCGGAAGTTTTACGAATAAGAAGGGATGGACCCAGGACTTTAATAAATCTATGGAAGCACCAAAAGGTTTATCAAGCTCTGCAGAAATTTTCTCCTTATTGGAAAAGAAAACCATAGAATTACGTTCTAACACTAGAGAGGCAGCCGTTGGGAACCGTTAA
- the aroC gene encoding chorismate synthase, whose product MPSSWGKIFKVSTFGESHGEAVGVVVEGVPAGIPIRLDEIQKDLNRRRPGQSKLTTPRDESDTVRVLSGVFEGKTIGSPIALIVNNQNTISKDYENLRETFRPSHADYTYQTKYGFRAHVGGGRSSVRETIARVAAGAIARMILEDDLGVKTVAWVDTIGTISSEIAENKYPGTREEVDVNEVRCPDPQAADRMRSLILEMKEAGDSVGGIIRSASYNLPPGLGDPVYDKLDGDIAKAILSIPACKGFEVGSGFSGTLLTGSTHNDEFYVEEGSGRVRTRTNNSGGLQGGISNGETLVVRAAFKPTSTIFKKQNTVNIDGKETTLEAKGRHDPCVLPRAVPIVEAAINLVLVDAYLYQRAMNPQWFQKWAKVPDYYKDLKL is encoded by the coding sequence ATGCCTTCCAGTTGGGGTAAAATATTCAAAGTTAGTACGTTCGGAGAATCTCATGGCGAGGCCGTGGGAGTTGTTGTTGAAGGAGTTCCTGCTGGAATTCCGATCCGTTTGGATGAGATCCAAAAGGATTTAAACAGAAGACGACCGGGACAGAGTAAACTCACTACTCCAAGAGATGAATCGGATACTGTTCGAGTTCTCTCCGGGGTTTTTGAAGGAAAAACGATCGGAAGTCCGATCGCATTGATCGTAAACAATCAGAACACGATCTCCAAAGATTACGAAAATCTAAGGGAAACTTTCCGTCCTTCTCACGCAGATTATACATATCAAACCAAATACGGTTTCCGTGCTCACGTAGGAGGAGGAAGATCCTCCGTGCGTGAAACAATTGCAAGAGTAGCCGCAGGTGCGATTGCCAGAATGATCTTAGAAGATGATCTGGGAGTTAAAACAGTCGCTTGGGTGGATACAATTGGTACTATCTCTTCTGAAATTGCAGAAAACAAATATCCGGGAACCAGAGAAGAAGTAGATGTAAACGAGGTCCGTTGCCCTGACCCACAGGCTGCAGACAGAATGCGCTCTCTCATTTTAGAAATGAAGGAAGCGGGAGACAGCGTAGGCGGGATCATCCGTTCTGCTTCTTATAATCTTCCTCCAGGTCTTGGAGACCCAGTTTACGACAAACTGGATGGGGACATAGCAAAGGCAATTCTCTCTATTCCTGCGTGTAAAGGTTTCGAAGTTGGTTCCGGATTTTCTGGAACTCTTCTAACCGGAAGCACTCATAACGACGAGTTTTATGTAGAAGAAGGAAGTGGAAGAGTTCGCACTCGCACAAATAATTCCGGAGGACTCCAGGGTGGGATCTCCAACGGAGAAACTTTAGTAGTCCGAGCTGCGTTTAAACCTACTTCTACCATTTTCAAAAAACAAAATACTGTAAATATCGACGGAAAAGAAACTACATTGGAAGCGAAAGGCAGGCATGATCCATGCGTTCTACCTAGAGCGGTTCCGATTGTAGAGGCAGCTATAAACCTGGTTCTAGTAGATGCATATCTCTACCAAAGGGCGATGAATCCTCAGTGGTTCCAAAAATGGGCAAAAGTTCCGGATTATTACAAGGATTTAAAACTCTGA
- a CDS encoding c-di-GMP phosphodiesterase, whose protein sequence is MTQFQSGPIDPLRLERFEFNAEVIRQFKESQSIPVDFYNKNGQILIHRKDSASEADINKLQKFELQGIYYLLSERHKVGIQVEQPDSVNGKKVSFIKLVNPDLTLQMARQASDLLKDLRDYPLNGNHVKNVAKAIDGILDDFANSQDVELGLVNVIEVMKSAGVETDSEVLTKRTVISMAMKLRSLKAISIKDSENSKAQQLNLMMAAYMVDIGKVRMKFPVHGNLSTEEFEYVKNHPIISYLMIGNMASIQSPVKTAVLNSHRPYRGEGLNNNYPSTTFLVKRLGEYYEKYKNDPSRSVLVEDMQRQLYILQNNSYSEDDPAIISIAGEFASLSSEQHWRSAYSPITAMKLILNNSFFSYNERVVKEFFDFMALSLCENKSVLNVGDYVIVVSTDSQHKIHFETCVIREINKNQTRPLLERVGTIRPVFSNKGKLKIVGYDRKTFQPDIRKAVFNLANAVDPRRVIYSIDPELDPPLFDLIDRSYRKTAPKSVA, encoded by the coding sequence ATGACTCAATTTCAAAGTGGCCCAATCGACCCTCTCAGGCTTGAAAGATTTGAGTTCAATGCAGAGGTAATTAGGCAGTTTAAGGAAAGTCAGTCCATCCCGGTCGACTTTTACAACAAGAACGGACAGATCTTAATCCATCGCAAAGACAGTGCTAGCGAAGCGGATATTAACAAACTGCAAAAGTTTGAACTTCAGGGAATTTACTACCTTCTATCCGAAAGGCATAAAGTAGGGATCCAAGTAGAACAACCCGACTCGGTAAACGGCAAAAAAGTTTCTTTTATCAAATTAGTGAATCCTGATCTTACCTTGCAGATGGCAAGACAGGCTTCCGATCTTCTCAAAGATTTGAGAGATTATCCTTTAAACGGAAATCATGTGAAGAATGTTGCGAAGGCGATCGACGGGATCTTAGATGATTTTGCGAATAGCCAAGACGTTGAATTAGGTTTAGTTAACGTAATTGAAGTTATGAAATCCGCCGGAGTTGAAACTGACTCCGAAGTTCTGACTAAAAGAACTGTAATCTCTATGGCAATGAAACTTCGTAGTTTGAAGGCCATCTCTATTAAGGATAGTGAGAATTCTAAGGCGCAACAATTGAATCTGATGATGGCAGCTTATATGGTAGATATAGGCAAGGTCAGAATGAAATTTCCAGTACATGGAAACCTAAGCACTGAAGAATTCGAATATGTAAAAAATCATCCAATCATTAGTTATTTGATGATCGGAAATATGGCTTCTATCCAAAGCCCTGTAAAAACCGCGGTATTAAACAGTCATAGACCATACAGAGGAGAAGGATTAAATAATAATTATCCTTCTACAACATTCCTAGTGAAACGACTAGGGGAATATTACGAAAAATATAAGAACGACCCTTCTAGAAGTGTGCTTGTAGAAGATATGCAGAGACAATTGTATATTCTACAAAATAACTCTTATAGTGAAGATGATCCTGCGATCATTTCCATCGCGGGAGAATTTGCATCACTCAGCAGCGAGCAACATTGGCGATCGGCATATTCTCCTATTACTGCAATGAAGTTGATCTTGAATAATAGCTTTTTCTCATATAATGAAAGAGTGGTTAAGGAATTTTTCGATTTTATGGCTCTGAGCTTATGCGAGAACAAAAGTGTTCTGAATGTGGGAGACTATGTGATCGTAGTGTCTACGGATTCTCAGCATAAGATCCACTTTGAGACTTGTGTTATTCGAGAGATTAACAAAAATCAAACTCGCCCTCTTCTAGAAAGAGTTGGAACAATCAGACCTGTTTTCTCGAATAAAGGAAAACTTAAGATTGTAGGTTATGATCGTAAAACTTTCCAACCTGATATTAGAAAGGCGGTCTTCAATCTAGCCAATGCAGTGGACCCAAGAAGGGTGATTTATTCGATCGATCCTGAATTGGATCCACCTTTGTTCGATCTGATTGATCGAAGTTATCGCAAAACAGCTCCGAAATCTGTCGCGTAA